A region of the Rosa rugosa unplaced genomic scaffold, drRosRugo1.1 SCAFFOLD_202, whole genome shotgun sequence genome:
taaaataaaaaacaaaccaacaaaataaaaattgggAATGACAGTAGTGTTACCTGCGGAATTGGAAGAAGAGCAAGAAAATCAAtcacgagagagagagataaccaAGGCATCCTCCCATTTATTGCCTCTACTATGGACTTCATCAGTTTTTGCAACAGAGATGTTGTCGGCCTGAGTTCAGAGTCAAAGTAGGAATCGGTGTCGGTGTGGTAGTCGGGGTTTGGGTCGATGGTCCAATCCCGAACTTGAGATACAATATGCAATACACTAGCAAAATCCGTGAGTGATCGCAACACAAGAAGTGTATTCCTCAGTTTTTTGTCAACTCCAAGACACTTGTTTTCCTGATTGATGATTGGAatataaaagaagaaaggatCCAACGACACTGCAATACATGTCAAAATCGCCTTCCTTCTTAGCAGTTTCCATGTAAATTTGATGGGTAAAAGAATTATATGTGCCAGAAATATAGTCCCAACTATAATCCCAAGTATAATGTAGCCTATTGGAGATAACTCTACGTCGGAGATAGGCGGCATAGCTTCACATATATCCCCTCTGGAAGCAGATATCAGTAACCAGCAGCATTGTCCAATTGGATAAATAACGGTTGACCATAGTTGTCTAATTAGATGAGTAACTGTTGACCACAATTTTCTCATTGAATCTGTAGCTTCTGACCTCTCCAAACGGTGCACTGGTGGCGATGGAAGGCTggtaaaacaaagaaaaacaagaagatGCAACCATCGAACGGGAAAAGAAAAACGGATTAGATCGGGTTAACTTATAATTAAGTTGAGCATATACATGAGTATACTGACACGTAGGGGGTTCCAAGCTTCACGTGAGTGTTTTAGGGCGTGGTTATTGATTAGTAAcgtttacaaatttttttttgatttttcaCTCACAGAACTAGATACAAGTTGAACTGTCAATAATTTACATATAACTAACCTTACGACGACGCTTTCGCTCGGTTGGTTTTCCATTGCTTTCACCTGCATATCGATCTACGATGGATAAATACCAGCTTGTAGCAATTGTCTAAAcgttaaccctgaaaatgtagAGAATTTTAGCAGCAAGAGCTGAGAGAGTATTTGCTCGAGTAACTAACTAAAGCCTGGTTGGTCTCTCCCCCTTATTGCCTCTCAAGCTTACCTTTTTCGATTCCTTGAGTGTTGGTTGCTCTCAAGCTTACCTTTTTCGTTTTTCGATTCCTTGAGTGTTGGTTGCTTGAGAGTTTCGATTCCTTGAGTGTTGGTTGCCGGACCTGCTTTGAGTTAACAGCGCGTGAGTCCTCGCGCTAACAGATTAGGTCAACCACGCGCTAACAGATTGGgtcaaacccaaaaaaaaaaaaaaacagcaggcTCAGTAACAACCCAGCAGAGGGCTTTGGCTATCGAAGTTGCAAGGTAGTAAGAAATCGAAATCGGATCTTACTACTTGGTAGAAAAAGGCGTCATGTAACCCCAAATCTACTTGCTCTCCCAACTCTAATCGATTGCCTGGGCTGGATTTTACCTCTCAATTTTCCGGTGAAATCTCCGATTCGTTTACCTTGTTCTTGACGAGAGATTCTGGAGCGCTGTCTACATCAGTGTCATCGAGGACGTCATCAACAAGGTcaaagaaaaaatgaacaaGGTTGTAAGTAATATGTAACCTCGATTGGCATGTATGTCGGATAATagaatcaaacaaaagaaaaattgcagAGAAAACAAAACGAGATGGAACAAGTTTGGCATGTATGTCGGATAAAAGAAAAGCAGACTACTAAGATATGATATATCCCGCCTTTATTTTAGGGTCTTTCTAGATGTACCCAGCAAAGTTCTAAGTATACCcagcaaaatattttttttattacctTTAATTTatgtttaattaaacaaactgatTTTCCCAAATTACCCTAAAAAACAACATACCCAGCCAAACACAACATACCCAGTATTGTTTAAACATTCAATTGCAAATTTCACGAACCTGGGATGTATGATTTCAGTTTCAATCTCATTTCAAATCTTAGAAGATAAACAATGAGTACTTGAACCAAACTTTCACATCCTTGAAGATTTATACTCTCAAGACTTGCTGTGACGTATGGAACATCAACCAGCTTCAATGAGTGGCTAAGATCGATTTTTTTAGGTACATAGGGTTCTGTAAAAcaaaaggaaatggagagaatAACTTGGCCTAAATATACGACTCTTAATTACTCCAACATTTACTCCATGAAAGAACTAATTTAAGCATACCTGGTCTTTATTCCAAAGAGTCTGGAGTTGGCTATGGGGCATATGAACCTCAACACGACAGCTTGGAGAAAACTTTGATGGCAAAGTTGCCAAAGGATAAAACCGCCAGGACAGATATCTAAGGACAATAGGAAGAGACTCGAGACCTTGAGGAAGTTTTAATTCGGAGCCAATCTCTGTTTCAAATCCAAGAGGCATAAGCAAAAGATGAAACTAAGAAATGAAACAGAAATGTAAAAGAAACTGCATGGAGCTTACATTAATGGTTTGATAATAGAGCTGATTCAATCTGAACACCCAATCAGCATCAATCTCAACCATCTAATCATCTTCTGGATTTGACCTCTGTTTTCAATCTCCTTCATCTGCAAACCCAGCATTGCATCCCTTTCTTTGAGCAACTTCTTTGTTCTCTCTTTGTCCAATCTTATCCACTGTTGAAATTGAATTTTCATTGCTCACGGTTGAGCTTGTGCAGAAATCTGAGTAGGGCATGATGGGGATGAACGAGCATaaagatttttgttttgttgggtACATTATCTTCCGGGGCATTTTGGGGAAattggtttgtttgttttttttttttttgataaaaataattctgctgggtatacttagaattttgctgggtacatttagaaagacccttatTTTATAAACTTTGTACATATTGGTAATGAATAGAAAGataatatatccaaggaaaggAGTAGCATCACCTTGCAATGCAAATGAGAACATGTCTTCACCACTTCGATTGAATCATCCCCCACAATATCAACTAGTGGCCTACCAATTGCATGTTCTTATTTTCATACTACATTTTTTTTACCTTTGAATACctatttttattcaaattcTTCCATGCTACAAAAAATACATCTAGTGTCAACAAATCCTGAAATCTTTTTTTCATGAGCGGTTAGATTTTTATCATGACGTACTCTCTAAATATGTTGATGTTTCCCCTACCAAGTAACATTGAAATTTAATACCATCAATATATTAATGTGCAAGACACCAAAATTTGATGCACGGATGCAGATGGGATACTAAAGCTGTTACAAAAGCTTGAAAAAAACTTCAAAAGCTTCTAGCATATTTGTTTAGAAGGCTAGGTGAATATTTATGATATGGCAATGTTCAAACGAAGTTTAATCTAGTAGCAGTGCTGAATCAACTGGTTAGGTCTACATGAATTTCATCAAGCTTTCGCTATATCTAGAACACATGCATTAGAGACACTAGTTATTCATAAGAATGACACGAGCCAATTTAACTAATGAGTACAACTGTACCAGGAATTGAATTTCGTTGCAGGTGTGTTAGATCCATGAAAGTCCGGCTACTTCATGCCATCATCCTTATTTTGAGCTGCTCGGTTGCCCCAGCTTCATCAGATGCACTTGGACTTGGACTTGGACTTAGAGCTGCACTAGGTCCCCGGGTTAAACAGGGTGCAAAATGAATGGCTACCTTTTGCCCCTTGGCGCAGTGTCTGGCGAAGCTGCATGTAAAATAAAATGTGCCAGACATGGAAATTCCAACCAATACACCTGGACTCTTGAATTGATTTAACGGATCCTTGGTGTTGCAGGTGTCGAAATTCAGTCAAGTCATTCTCTCCTGCTTTAAAGTATAACactgcagaaaacaaaaacaaaaacaaccagCAAAAGTTGAAaattgttgaaggaatatcgttttagtgtgccttatcaaactaggagtagcaataggagagaaggttctagatttcccaatcctacacggattggtattccttgtaacattagaactagcactttgtaatccctatatatagggctcctattctcaataataatacacatctctctctacaattctctctcgaatctattttacttaaacacgttatcagcacgagccctaaccttgagatcaaaaatccaaaaccagaaaattcttcaacatcACCTTCTCCACCGTTGCACCTAGCCCGTGCTAGACTAGCCGCTGCTGCCCACCTGCGCGCCCCTGCGCTgcacgctgcccctgcagcccttacgcacccgtgtgccgcctactgcccctgcagcatcgccgcacgcctgctgcccctgcagcacagcaggacgctcgttcctgtgcagatctgCCTTCTTGCAAGCCCCGAAACGTCTTGAtagggacctcagatcaaaatgtTTCCTTCATCAatgttgttcgtctctgtctcttctatctgacctccgaatttcagccttatcggagttgttttgagacctgtacaccaatcgaagtgaaAGCTGTTAAGAAGCAAATCTGCTCCGATTTTCAACAAAAATCCTTGAAAACCGCTGCTCCCTTCAAGCATCACTGcagcagctcctagcccacgttAGCCTCATCTGCAgcgcctacgcgcccctgcgcacgcatccgtCGGCCAGCTCCTTGGCTTACCTCGGCCAGACCTGTATCGGCCACACAGCAGGGATTGAAAGATAGTTTGCAATCCCCGACCCAGGATCGATAGCGCGTATGCAatcctacacgcctgcatcaacacgcgcgtgtattgagaatttcaaattcCGAAATTCATGAGTAAGTTTTCACTGGTAAGTTATTCCcgcttttgaaatttaaatttatttttatttttcttcgggggacttacaaaatcccttcttctacatcccacctttcttataacgtgggttcgatcattgaaaagcggaatcgtggggattcacgcaattaacgaactaagagcgttcgtaagacttcggactaagagcgtccgtaagcatcgatttaacgaactaagagcgttcgtatgctacggactaagagcgttcgtgagcatctattttgaccattcaaacatcattgtttcggtctaatccaaatttcttggaaatcgatttcttggtagcattaaggctcggaaatcttaatactagttttcgtggaagcattgactccgaaactaatccgttcttgtttctcctttttttggatatcaaacttgaacgagctcgattttactccattggattctacgggcacgggatatttatttgcctacaatccaagagccatgttctaaaggaaccgctcaagactcacaaactgagatagaaaattccagggcatttaccctgatgaagcgccacatgaagatgaccctccagtttgagtacatgaatgaggataacgctaacaacctttgggttgcgcctagtgaacgttttagtaacattcacaactttccgAACATGGAAGCACGATGAAATAATATCTGCTTcactaaaactttgaaaaagttatgaaatattgttcggaggctctctgcatcatattatttatgcatgattgtggaaaacacaaaagaacaaattgattgagaaaaccctaacatgaccgtaggagtcatgacgttgagggtatagggttggacaccatggcgccactcttggccatgattgcactattccaacgccattggtcctagggaccatatgtattgtgtcaatacacctcaatcaagagagcatcctcttcatgatattttatggagtacctgatcaatggtaatcaagatatcgagctataaaagactttaaatctggcgatgaagatagaatgccgcagatttttatagtcctttaatttccaagaattatgtaatggcaatatgccttaaatcaataaaatgactttttgtattaactttttccctctaggcgtactcaagagtacttgtgatgtctaggcaaggtttgatctgagagaacggttttaaaagtgagcaacgctccaccaaaatctcgccttaccttacctggtcacaactaaattgaaattaccgaacggattgagtgactacgatttgtctacggtttgatttttatgttggattagattttggtcacgaaactttgatgtaatcattggctattattaataaagtgtcgatttctttcgactttattacttcaaagatataagagccaatgattttcatgtggaaacacattgtgagaatggacaagcgttcctttgcatcacctctaatgactacggacataaacgagtattagagaaacttatgtgtcgatctagtgagttgtatgcaaccactattcgaataattgaatccaaccatgtcatgagagatgatttatgggattctgacacatataggctttggcacgaccgtttgggacacccaggtcgtgacatgatgatccgtatattaaagacttcacacagacatccctttttcagaacgaaaagaagtaaaactcggtttttggacaccgaaggagcccctgcgcctcacggcgccgttcacccccaaatccggccatccttggccggcgccgccatccccctgcggcttcagggtggcattgacgccaccaaggctcctttgtctccaaattttacttctaaagtcacttgtgactttgtggctcaaccaaaatcctcattggttgtttctaaagcccatcattcgttctgcaaagcctgctctttagcaaaattaggatcgagaccatcctatgcaaaggacactaaagaaaacataccattcttacaaagaatccaaggtgatattgtGGACCtactcaaccaacttgcggaccgtatagacatgttatggtgttggttgatatgcaaacacgctggtcacgtgttgtgccattgtccactcgtaatgctggaGCGTTTaaatcgaaaattttcgatgactattgcatatcattgggtattggtatcaagtatcatattcccatgtacacacccaattggtctcgagGAAAAACCACCATTcaaagactacgatggtagcccggactttggtaatgcgcaccaatatttcctcttgggttatgcaatatcgcatgcagctatcctaattcgtctacgactcatagcagccactcaacgtttatttgcgttacagctagtgactgggttcgagtctaatatctcgtacttatgcatatttgagtgtgcggtttatgtgccaattgcgccgccatagcgcatcaacatgagtcattgcaacgaatgcatatatatttgtgttggacataaGTCTCCAACCATAAAGTCCGCTATGtaaaacccttgacaggcgatcttttTTTCGctagatttgcgaattgtcactttgatgagacagtctccccgtcgttagggggagattagaacgtctatgttcaacaggaacgacaggaattgtcgtggtctgtcctcactatgtctcatcttgatcccctaaaaagtgacgagatcacatatacctgctgcaaacatgcctgcaaggatagatgtccaCTCAAGAGGATGAGATGGGcacggcaccaccaccatggatggtggtatagTGACGCCACAATGTGGCATagtggcgtcataggccatgggttccgctaaagagcgtaggagacccataggttcgatggattctcgccctaggaagagagcgagttggcacaacttgatccattgatcattgatactcaaaatccgtctcatgagaatattctggattgtggttatgttcaagagacatcgttgggggacgcctcaatgttagaaccaactcctgagaatatagagatctctacaaactacactagtgtacatgaggacgtggaattattgagaccaatgacatcgaaccttactctgTTGAAaggaatgccaacgtagagcagattggcctaaatggaaagatgcgatccaggttgaatttgattcactaatgaagaggaaggttttcgggcttgagatgccaacacctcctaacataaaacctgttgacattaataggtcttcgttagatagcgtgatgagaaaaagagatgataatctcaccttatggcgcaaggtttcccacaaaacgccctggaatcgactacgagaagacatattctctcgtaatggatgtcattgcactccactaccttgtcagtttggtagtttctgaataactgaacatgcagcttacgaatgtggtcactacgtatctctatggggatctagatacggaatataatgaaggttcttgtgaacttcattttcccaagtcaagtagctctagaccacggagcacgtttgcaacgaggttgaaacgctcactaaagtgactacttgattgggaagggatatattaacaatgaaatatgcccatgcgtgttcattaagagaacaagttccggatttgcaatcgtagcagtttatgtcgatgacatgaacctaattggaactctagatgagttgaaggaaactgctaaatacttgaaatccgaatttgagatgaaatatcttgggaaaacacggttttgtctcgggttagaactcgagcaccgtagtgatgggattttgatccatcagtctgcatatactcagaagatcctaaggcgctttaatgaagataaagcaaagcttgtgagtactcccatgattggtcgtagtcttgagccaggaaaagatccgtttcgtccaaaggatgaggacgaagaaccattagaggccgaagtgccctatttaagtgcaataggcgcattattgtacttagctcaatgcacaagaccagacatctcttttgcagtgaacttgttagctcgacatcgctctgcgccaacacgccgccattggattggtgtaaagacaatctttcgatacctaggaggtacgattgatatgggcctattttatccctacagagagaagaggaatgacggaagaatgggataggaccccattaggcatggagccaccgtccaccatgacaaagtggccgaccatattgccgccaacgccgccaccaacaccaagggtggccggcctcaccccattcccctccatcaaaacgacaatgatgttttgatgggatttgctgatgcagggtacctctctgaccctcacaaaggtcgctcccaaactggttatgtctttaccatgggaagcactgcgatatcttggaggtctacgaaacagacccttgttgctacttcctcgaatcatgcagagattattgctctacatgaagccgttcgtgaatgtatatggcaaaggtctgtaattagacatattcaaggaagttgtggtttgaagtctaccacagatgaacctacatgcatttatgatgataatgcagcttgtattgaacaaatgaagttaggtttcatcaagggcgacaacaccaagcatatatcgcctaagttcttttataatcagcaacaacaatcacttctaaagattgaagtgaatcaaatccgatcagaggataatgtagcggacttattcactaagtcgttacctaaatccacattcgagaaacatgtgaagagcatcg
Encoded here:
- the LOC133724232 gene encoding uncharacterized protein LOC133724232, which translates into the protein MQVKAMENQPSESVVVSLPSPPVHRLERSEATDSMRKLWSTVTHLIRQLWSTVIYPIGQCCWLLISASRGDICEAMPPISDVELSPIGYIILGIIVGTIFLAHIILLPIKFTWKLLRRKAILTCIAVSLDPFFFYIPIINQENKCLGVDKKLRNTLLVLRSLTDFASVLHIVSQVRDWTIDPNPDYHTDTDSYFDSELRPTTSLLQKLMKSIVEAINGRMPWLSLSLVIDFLALLPIPQLYFSGGNSSCLLQNGGL